From the genome of Segatella hominis, one region includes:
- a CDS encoding lysylphosphatidylglycerol synthase transmembrane domain-containing protein — translation MNIKKTINNILKVGWSLLLGGAILYWMYRGFDFQQVKDILLHKMNWTWMLLSFPFGILAQTFRGWRWKQTLDPIGEHPRNSVSVNSIFMSYALSLLVPRIGEFARCGVLKRWEGISFPKSLGTVVTERIIDSLLVLLITGCVFLLQIPVFLNFFDKTGTSMESILHQFTATGYIVTAICGIAILILLHFLLKKLSIYNKVKATLQGLWQGVASLKDVRNVPLFIGFTLGIWLCYFLHYFLTFQCFEATSHLSVMCGLVTFIIGSIAVVVPTPNGAGPWHFAVKTMLILYGISSNDALFFVLIVHSIQTLLVILLGIYAWISLSFTDKKMRKI, via the coding sequence ATGAATATCAAGAAGACGATAAACAATATATTGAAGGTGGGTTGGTCACTCCTCTTGGGAGGTGCTATCCTCTACTGGATGTACCGTGGATTCGATTTCCAGCAGGTGAAAGACATCCTGCTGCACAAGATGAACTGGACCTGGATGCTCCTTTCATTCCCGTTCGGTATCTTGGCTCAGACCTTCCGTGGTTGGAGATGGAAACAGACACTCGACCCCATTGGAGAGCACCCTCGAAATAGTGTCAGCGTCAACTCCATTTTCATGAGTTATGCCCTAAGTCTGCTGGTGCCTCGCATTGGAGAGTTTGCCCGCTGCGGTGTACTGAAACGCTGGGAGGGAATTTCATTCCCCAAGTCCTTGGGTACCGTGGTAACAGAGCGCATCATCGACTCTCTGTTGGTATTACTCATTACCGGTTGTGTCTTTCTCCTGCAGATACCGGTGTTCCTCAATTTCTTCGACAAGACAGGCACCAGTATGGAAAGTATTCTGCACCAGTTTACTGCCACGGGATACATCGTTACTGCCATTTGCGGCATAGCCATCCTCATCCTGTTACATTTCCTGCTCAAGAAACTTTCTATATATAATAAGGTGAAAGCCACCCTTCAGGGACTCTGGCAGGGAGTTGCATCGCTCAAGGACGTCAGGAACGTACCGCTTTTCATCGGTTTCACCTTGGGCATCTGGCTCTGCTATTTCCTGCACTATTTCCTCACCTTCCAATGCTTTGAGGCAACCAGTCATCTCAGCGTGATGTGCGGACTGGTGACTTTCATCATCGGCAGTATCGCCGTAGTTGTGCCTACTCCGAACGGAGCAGGACCTTGGCATTTTGCCGTGAAGACGATGCTCATTCTCTATGGCATTTCATCAAACGATGCCTTGTTCTTCGTGCTGATTGTCCACTCCATCCAGACTCTGCTCGTCATCCTGCTGGGCATCTATGCATGGATTTCGCTCTCGTTCACGGATAAGAAAATGAGAAAGATATAA
- a CDS encoding diaminopimelate dehydrogenase produces MKKIRAAVIGYGNIGKFSVEALEAAPDFEIAGVVRRQGDKDKPAELAQYEVVDDITKLKDVDVAILAAPTRSCPEYAEKIVALGINTVDSFDIHTSILDYRTKQMENCKKAGKVSVISAGWDPGSDSIVRVLMESLAPKGLTYTNFGPGMSMGHSVCVKSKKGVKNALSVTIPLGESIHRRMVYVELEEGATLEAVTAEIKADPYFANDETHVFAVASVDDVKDMGHGVNLIRKGVSGKTQNQRFEFNMSINNPALTAQVLVNVARASMRLQPGCYTMPEIPVIDMLPASREEIIAHLV; encoded by the coding sequence ATGAAAAAAATCAGAGCAGCCGTTATAGGATACGGCAACATTGGTAAGTTTTCTGTAGAGGCTCTTGAAGCAGCTCCAGACTTCGAGATTGCAGGTGTAGTACGTCGTCAGGGCGATAAGGACAAACCTGCTGAATTGGCTCAGTATGAAGTAGTAGATGACATCACAAAGTTGAAAGATGTAGATGTTGCCATCTTAGCAGCTCCTACCCGTTCATGCCCAGAGTATGCAGAGAAGATTGTGGCTCTTGGCATCAACACCGTCGATAGCTTCGACATCCACACCAGCATCCTCGACTACCGCACCAAGCAGATGGAGAACTGCAAGAAGGCTGGCAAGGTAAGTGTTATCTCTGCTGGTTGGGATCCAGGTTCAGACTCTATCGTACGTGTACTCATGGAGAGCCTTGCTCCAAAGGGTCTGACTTATACCAACTTCGGTCCTGGTATGAGCATGGGTCACTCTGTTTGCGTAAAAAGCAAGAAGGGTGTTAAGAATGCACTCTCTGTTACCATCCCATTGGGTGAAAGCATCCACCGTCGTATGGTTTATGTAGAGTTGGAAGAAGGTGCTACTCTTGAGGCTGTTACTGCTGAAATCAAGGCAGACCCTTATTTCGCTAACGATGAGACTCACGTATTCGCAGTAGCTTCTGTTGACGACGTGAAGGATATGGGTCATGGTGTGAACCTGATTCGCAAGGGTGTTTCTGGTAAGACACAGAACCAGCGCTTCGAGTTCAACATGAGCATCAACAACCCTGCTCTTACTGCTCAGGTATTGGTGAACGTAGCTCGTGCTTCTATGCGCCTGCAACCAGGTTGCTACACAATGCCAGAGATTCCAGTGATTGACATGCTTCCTGCTTCTCGCGAGGAAATCATCGCTCACTTGGTATAA
- a CDS encoding PfkB family carbohydrate kinase, with protein sequence MKDICCIGHITKDKIVTPNRTVYMAGGTSFYFSYAINQLPKDVTFSLVTAMDPTEKEPVEKMLKAGIDVSMNASRNTVFFENIYGENQNERKQRVLAKADPFTIQQLEHVDAKVFHLGSLLADDFPTEVVEYLSSKGRVSIDVQGYLREVRDEKVYPIDWKEKLKVLKHTYYLKVNETEMETITGLKDAHEAAKLIHAWGVTEVIITLGSEGSLVYVDDKFYEIPAYPPHEVVDATGCGDTYSAGYLYKRLQGATPTEAGKFAAAMCTIKLEHNGPFNRSIDDVEKIIKK encoded by the coding sequence ATGAAAGATATCTGTTGTATCGGTCACATCACAAAAGACAAGATTGTGACTCCAAACCGTACCGTCTATATGGCTGGCGGCACCTCATTCTATTTCTCGTATGCCATCAACCAGCTTCCCAAGGATGTAACTTTTTCACTGGTTACAGCCATGGATCCTACAGAAAAGGAACCAGTAGAGAAGATGCTCAAGGCTGGCATCGACGTATCGATGAATGCCTCCCGCAACACAGTGTTCTTCGAGAATATCTATGGAGAAAACCAGAATGAGCGCAAACAGCGCGTATTGGCAAAGGCCGATCCGTTTACCATCCAGCAGTTGGAGCATGTAGATGCCAAGGTTTTCCATTTAGGTAGTCTGTTGGCTGATGATTTTCCAACGGAGGTGGTGGAATATCTGTCTAGCAAGGGAAGGGTTTCCATCGACGTTCAGGGTTATCTACGCGAGGTGAGAGACGAGAAGGTGTATCCTATCGACTGGAAAGAGAAGTTGAAGGTACTGAAGCATACCTACTACCTGAAGGTGAACGAGACTGAAATGGAAACCATCACGGGTCTGAAAGATGCCCATGAGGCAGCAAAACTGATTCATGCCTGGGGAGTCACCGAGGTGATTATCACCCTTGGCAGCGAAGGTTCCCTCGTCTATGTAGATGATAAGTTCTATGAGATTCCTGCCTATCCTCCTCACGAAGTGGTAGATGCCACCGGATGCGGAGATACTTATTCGGCTGGTTATCTGTATAAGAGACTGCAGGGTGCAACTCCTACGGAAGCTGGAAAATTTGCAGCTGCCATGTGCACCATCAAACTGGAGCACAATGGTCCGTTCAACCGGTCTATTGATGATGTGGAAAAAATCATAAAGAAATAA
- the rsmA gene encoding 16S rRNA (adenine(1518)-N(6)/adenine(1519)-N(6))-dimethyltransferase RsmA, protein MKAVKPKKNLGQHFLTDLNIAKRIADTVDACPDIPVLEIGPGMGVLTQYLVEKPRLVKAVEIDSESVAYLHENFPQLQDRIIGEDFLRMDLNRIFDGEQFVLTGNYPYDISSQIFFKMLDYKELIPCCTGMIQREVALRIASEPGNKAYGILSVLIQAWYDVEYLFTVDEGVFNPPPKVKSAVIRMTRNDVKELGCDEKLFKRLVKTVFNQRRKMLRVSLKQMFPGMTPREDFYTTDIMTKRPEQLTIQQFVELTNYVDEELKRLESAK, encoded by the coding sequence ATGAAAGCGGTTAAACCAAAGAAAAATCTCGGTCAGCATTTCTTGACCGACCTGAATATAGCTAAGCGTATTGCCGATACGGTGGATGCTTGTCCTGATATTCCTGTGCTGGAAATAGGTCCTGGCATGGGCGTTCTTACCCAGTATCTTGTGGAGAAACCTCGTCTGGTAAAGGCAGTAGAAATCGACTCTGAATCGGTGGCTTATCTGCATGAGAATTTCCCTCAGCTCCAGGATCGTATCATCGGTGAGGATTTCCTGCGCATGGATCTCAACCGGATTTTTGACGGAGAGCAGTTTGTGCTTACTGGCAACTATCCTTATGATATTTCCTCTCAGATTTTCTTCAAGATGCTCGACTACAAGGAACTCATTCCATGCTGTACGGGTATGATTCAGCGAGAGGTGGCTTTGCGCATTGCTTCAGAACCGGGAAACAAGGCGTATGGCATCCTAAGTGTCCTGATACAGGCTTGGTATGATGTGGAGTATCTCTTCACAGTGGATGAGGGCGTGTTCAATCCGCCTCCAAAGGTGAAGAGTGCTGTCATCAGAATGACCCGCAATGATGTGAAGGAATTGGGCTGTGATGAAAAACTCTTCAAGCGCCTCGTCAAGACCGTGTTCAACCAGCGTAGGAAAATGCTCCGCGTCAGTCTGAAACAGATGTTCCCAGGAATGACTCCACGTGAGGATTTCTATACCACAGACATCATGACCAAGCGCCCGGAACAGCTCACTATCCAGCAGTTTGTGGAACTCACCAACTATGTGGATGAGGAACTGAAACGCCTGGAAAGCGCAAAATAA
- the frr gene encoding ribosome recycling factor, protein MIDVKETLSSAGERMEMAAMYLAEELSHIRAGRANVAILDGVRVNSYGSMVPLNQVANITTPDARTIAIRPWDKKAIKDIEKAIMDSGVGITPENNGEIVRLGIPQPTGERRKELVKQCGKIAEKAKVEVRNVRSEIKDKLKKAIKDGLSEDLEKDAENELQKLHDKYIKQLEALMAEKEKEIMTV, encoded by the coding sequence ATGATAGACGTAAAAGAAACTTTGAGTTCAGCAGGTGAGCGTATGGAGATGGCAGCGATGTATCTCGCAGAGGAGCTCTCTCATATTCGTGCAGGACGTGCCAATGTGGCTATCCTCGATGGTGTAAGAGTCAACAGCTATGGCAGTATGGTACCGCTCAATCAGGTGGCTAATATTACCACTCCTGATGCCCGTACCATCGCTATCCGCCCTTGGGACAAGAAGGCCATCAAAGATATCGAAAAGGCTATTATGGATAGTGGTGTGGGTATCACTCCTGAAAACAATGGTGAAATCGTGCGCCTGGGTATTCCTCAGCCAACTGGTGAGCGCCGTAAGGAACTCGTGAAGCAGTGTGGCAAGATTGCTGAGAAGGCTAAGGTGGAGGTGCGCAATGTGCGTAGCGAAATCAAGGACAAACTGAAGAAGGCTATCAAGGACGGCCTTTCTGAGGATTTGGAGAAGGACGCTGAGAACGAGTTGCAGAAATTGCACGATAAATACATCAAGCAGCTTGAAGCACTGATGGCTGAGAAGGAAAAAGAAATCATGACCGTATAG
- a CDS encoding helix-turn-helix domain-containing protein has product MAKQEQKDIKQRIEQGEFAQSAEISASYLDEDILIIDNIKVLANPDPVRLQMNMIASCQKGNLKLEVNGKTVEVGKNDIFVCPPNSVVDIIEFSSDFTCVALCVTNHGMQNILRSHINVWNRAMYVDKVSVIRMTSEEMLFYAKFTELVRLCLDEERMEHSSWNPYRREIVETLLKTALLALCNAFTTEVADVTKNNSSTYDIFDRFLVMLQQNEVKHKPVEFFAQQLCITPKYLSIVCKRHSNKTAIEWITEYTLADITYYLRSTNKSIKEISGILGFSNTSFFGKYVREHFKMSPLKYRMSLRGNSINE; this is encoded by the coding sequence ATGGCAAAGCAAGAACAGAAGGACATAAAGCAACGTATTGAGCAGGGGGAGTTTGCTCAGAGTGCAGAGATCAGTGCAAGCTATCTGGATGAGGATATTCTCATCATTGATAATATCAAGGTACTTGCCAATCCAGATCCTGTGAGACTCCAGATGAATATGATTGCTTCTTGCCAGAAAGGAAATCTGAAGCTGGAAGTAAATGGTAAGACCGTAGAAGTGGGCAAAAACGATATCTTCGTTTGTCCGCCTAATTCTGTCGTGGATATCATTGAGTTTTCATCGGATTTCACCTGCGTGGCTCTCTGTGTCACCAATCATGGAATGCAGAATATCCTGCGATCACATATTAATGTGTGGAATCGCGCCATGTATGTGGATAAGGTTTCTGTCATCAGGATGACGAGCGAGGAAATGCTGTTCTATGCCAAGTTTACCGAACTGGTGCGTCTCTGTCTGGATGAAGAGCGCATGGAGCATTCTTCCTGGAATCCTTATCGCCGCGAAATTGTGGAAACCTTATTGAAAACGGCACTTCTCGCCCTTTGCAATGCTTTCACGACCGAGGTGGCTGATGTGACTAAAAACAATTCTTCGACTTATGATATATTCGACAGATTCCTGGTGATGCTGCAACAGAATGAGGTGAAACACAAACCTGTAGAGTTCTTCGCCCAGCAGTTGTGCATTACTCCGAAATACCTTTCCATCGTCTGCAAGCGCCATAGCAATAAGACGGCTATAGAATGGATTACGGAATACACGCTTGCGGATATCACTTACTACCTGCGTTCCACCAATAAGTCTATCAAGGAAATATCAGGTATTTTAGGCTTTTCCAATACCTCGTTCTTCGGTAAGTATGTAAGGGAACATTTCAAGATGTCGCCGCTGAAATACAGGATGAGCCTAAGAGGTAATAGTATAAATGAATAA
- a CDS encoding aminoacyl-histidine dipeptidase, which produces MAEIKNLNPVEIWRNFDKLTQVPRPSGHLEKIQAYLLNWAKEAGVEAFLDPAGNIVMRKPATPGMENRKGVILQAHMDMVPQKAKDSKHNFETDPIETIIDGDWVHANRTTLGSDDGLGVATIMAVMEAKDLQHGPVEGLITRDEETGMFGANELPEGELNGDILLNLDTEVWGEFVIGSAGGIDITATLDYKEVETDQEDAAVKVTLKGLKGGHSGIEICEGRANANKCMVRFVREAIAELDARLASWNGGNMRNAIPFEAEVVLTLPKENVEALQDLVADWKEELQDEFKGIENIEKIEFFTENVETPKMEVPQEIQDNLVDAIYACHDGVLRMAPSMPEIVETSSNLAIVEIGEGKAAIKILARSSHEGYKAYIATMFESCFSMAGMKVEFSGSYGGWNPNPDSDILKHVLKVYKEQNGEDGKVQAVHAGLECSIILGKYPHLDVVSFGPTLCSPHTQFERCQISCVAPFWNLMKQLLAEIPTK; this is translated from the coding sequence ATGGCTGAAATTAAGAATCTGAACCCAGTAGAAATCTGGCGTAACTTCGACAAATTGACACAAGTTCCACGTCCATCAGGACATTTGGAGAAAATTCAGGCTTACTTGCTCAACTGGGCAAAGGAAGCTGGTGTAGAGGCTTTCCTGGACCCTGCAGGCAACATCGTGATGCGCAAACCTGCAACTCCTGGTATGGAGAACCGCAAGGGGGTTATCCTGCAGGCGCACATGGATATGGTGCCTCAGAAAGCAAAAGACAGCAAGCACAATTTTGAAACCGATCCTATCGAGACTATCATCGATGGCGACTGGGTTCATGCCAACCGTACTACCCTCGGTAGCGACGACGGTCTGGGCGTGGCTACTATCATGGCTGTCATGGAGGCTAAAGACTTGCAGCACGGTCCGGTAGAGGGTCTCATCACACGCGATGAAGAGACTGGTATGTTTGGTGCCAACGAACTCCCTGAAGGAGAACTGAACGGCGACATCCTGCTCAATCTCGATACTGAGGTTTGGGGTGAATTCGTCATCGGTAGTGCAGGTGGTATTGATATTACTGCAACCCTCGACTACAAGGAAGTAGAAACCGACCAGGAAGATGCTGCTGTCAAGGTAACCTTGAAGGGTTTGAAGGGCGGTCACTCTGGTATCGAAATCTGCGAAGGTCGTGCCAACGCCAACAAATGCATGGTTCGTTTCGTACGTGAAGCCATTGCCGAACTCGACGCTCGTCTTGCTTCCTGGAACGGAGGTAATATGCGCAATGCCATCCCATTCGAAGCAGAGGTTGTACTCACCTTGCCAAAGGAGAACGTAGAGGCACTCCAGGACTTGGTAGCAGACTGGAAGGAAGAGCTCCAGGATGAATTCAAGGGAATCGAGAACATCGAAAAGATAGAATTCTTCACAGAGAACGTAGAGACTCCTAAGATGGAAGTACCACAGGAGATACAGGACAATCTCGTAGATGCCATCTATGCTTGCCACGACGGCGTACTGCGCATGGCTCCATCTATGCCAGAAATCGTAGAAACCTCATCCAACCTTGCCATCGTAGAGATCGGCGAAGGAAAGGCAGCCATCAAGATTCTCGCCCGTTCATCACACGAAGGTTACAAGGCTTACATCGCCACCATGTTTGAGAGCTGCTTCTCTATGGCAGGCATGAAGGTGGAATTCAGCGGCAGCTATGGCGGTTGGAATCCAAACCCAGACAGTGACATTCTGAAGCATGTACTCAAGGTATATAAGGAGCAGAACGGCGAAGACGGCAAGGTGCAGGCAGTTCATGCCGGATTGGAGTGCTCTATCATCTTGGGCAAATATCCACACCTCGATGTCGTTTCCTTCGGTCCTACCCTCTGCAGCCCTCACACCCAGTTTGAGCGTTGCCAGATCAGTTGCGTAGCACCATTCTGGAATCTCATGAAGCAGTTGCTTGCCGAGATTCCAACCAAATAA
- a CDS encoding putative transporter: protein MMWFDGLINVHSAVQGIVILSLICTLGLALGKLHIKGISLGIAFVFFVGIVAGHLGLTVDHNMLEFAESFGLTMFVYVLGLYVGPNFFGSMRHEGISLNLWSLAVILVGTLFSLLLCWVLPVSLPDMVGILCGATTNTPALGAAQQALQQLGMPSGGAALGCAVTYPLGVVGVILAMMLLRKLFVKPEDLQIRSNDDDDHTSIGQYLIVNPALNGNTIAEISMLTHRKFIISRVWRGEQVIVPQADTVLHTGDNVLVVTNKDEVSAMQILFGKKVDKEWNNDKVDWNAIDAKVESRIIVVTRPGLNGKRLGHLQMRNSYGVNVSRVLRGDIRLLATDDLRLQYGDRLTVVGDPTSIDHVEQFLGNAVKTLNEPNLGAIFLGIILGLAVGTIPFNIPGMSAPVRLGIAGGPIVMGILIGALGPRVHFISYMTRSAGLMLRELGLALYLACLGLEAGGQFFETVVRPEGLMWVGIGFLITLVPVVIVGFIILKTKKYDFGSICGILCGSMANPMALNYANDTLEGDTPSITYATVYPLGMFVRVIIAQILIMFFV, encoded by the coding sequence ATCATGTGGTTTGATGGATTAATCAACGTACATTCGGCGGTGCAGGGCATCGTCATTCTTTCCTTGATTTGTACTTTGGGTCTTGCGCTTGGTAAGCTCCATATCAAAGGCATATCATTGGGAATCGCTTTCGTCTTTTTCGTGGGAATCGTAGCCGGACATCTCGGTCTGACTGTCGATCACAATATGCTGGAGTTTGCTGAAAGCTTTGGTCTCACCATGTTTGTCTATGTGCTCGGACTCTACGTGGGTCCTAACTTCTTTGGTTCCATGCGCCATGAGGGTATTTCGCTCAACCTCTGGAGCTTGGCGGTCATCTTGGTGGGCACGCTCTTCTCACTGCTCCTGTGCTGGGTGCTTCCTGTGAGTTTGCCGGATATGGTGGGTATCCTCTGTGGTGCTACTACCAATACACCTGCGCTCGGTGCTGCCCAGCAGGCTTTGCAACAGTTGGGCATGCCGAGTGGTGGTGCTGCCTTGGGCTGTGCGGTCACTTATCCCTTGGGCGTTGTGGGCGTCATTTTAGCGATGATGCTGCTGCGCAAACTCTTTGTGAAGCCTGAGGATCTGCAAATCAGAAGCAATGATGATGACGACCATACTTCCATCGGACAGTATCTGATTGTGAATCCGGCACTCAATGGTAATACGATTGCTGAAATCTCCATGCTCACTCACCGTAAGTTTATCATCTCTCGTGTCTGGCGTGGTGAACAGGTGATTGTGCCACAAGCTGATACCGTGCTTCATACAGGCGATAATGTGTTGGTGGTGACGAATAAGGACGAGGTGTCTGCCATGCAGATTCTCTTCGGTAAGAAAGTGGATAAGGAGTGGAATAATGATAAGGTGGACTGGAATGCCATTGATGCTAAGGTGGAAAGCCGCATCATCGTGGTTACCCGTCCGGGACTCAATGGTAAGCGACTCGGACATCTTCAGATGCGCAACAGCTATGGTGTGAATGTGAGCCGTGTGCTCCGTGGTGATATCCGACTGTTGGCTACCGATGATTTGCGACTTCAGTATGGCGATCGTCTTACGGTAGTGGGCGATCCTACCAGTATCGACCATGTGGAACAGTTCTTGGGTAATGCTGTCAAGACACTCAACGAACCTAACTTGGGTGCTATCTTCCTCGGAATCATCTTAGGTCTTGCCGTTGGCACGATTCCGTTTAACATCCCTGGCATGTCTGCTCCGGTACGTCTCGGTATTGCCGGTGGACCTATCGTGATGGGTATTCTGATTGGTGCTTTGGGACCTCGTGTGCATTTCATTTCCTATATGACTCGCAGTGCAGGTTTGATGTTGCGCGAATTGGGTCTTGCCTTGTATCTGGCGTGCTTGGGTTTGGAGGCTGGCGGTCAGTTCTTCGAGACAGTTGTCCGTCCCGAAGGTCTGATGTGGGTAGGCATCGGCTTCCTCATCACACTGGTTCCTGTAGTCATCGTGGGTTTCATTATTCTGAAAACCAAGAAGTATGATTTCGGAAGCATCTGCGGCATTCTCTGTGGAAGTATGGCCAATCCGATGGCGCTGAACTATGCCAATGATACCTTGGAAGGGGATACACCAAGCATCACTTACGCTACGGTTTATCCCCTGGGCATGTTTGTCAGAGTGATTATCGCTCAGATTCTCATCATGTTCTTTGTCTGA
- the rsgA gene encoding ribosome small subunit-dependent GTPase A has product MKGLVIKNTGSWYTVKTDDGQLIESKIKGNFRLKGIRSTNPVAVGDHVEIITNQEGTAFISAIEDRRNYIIRKSPNLSKQSHILAANVDQALLVVTVNYPQTSTTFIDRFLASAEAYSVPVILVFNKHDLLSEEELHYEKMMCTLYETVDYKCVEISAETGEGVEQLFPILKDKISLLSGNSGVGKSTLINRLIPHASQRTAEISDAHNTGMHTTTFSEMIELPGGGYLIDTPGIKGFGTFDIEKEELTSYFKEIFHFSKDCRFSNCTHTHEPGCAVIKAVEEHFIAASRYQSYLSMLEDKDENKYREAF; this is encoded by the coding sequence ATGAAAGGACTAGTCATCAAAAATACAGGAAGCTGGTACACCGTCAAAACTGACGATGGCCAGCTTATTGAAAGTAAAATCAAGGGTAATTTCAGATTGAAGGGCATCCGCAGCACCAATCCTGTGGCTGTGGGCGACCATGTGGAAATTATCACCAATCAGGAAGGTACGGCTTTTATTTCTGCTATTGAGGATAGGCGTAATTATATTATCCGAAAGTCGCCTAATCTCAGTAAACAGAGTCATATCCTCGCCGCCAACGTCGATCAGGCTTTGTTGGTGGTTACTGTCAACTATCCGCAGACTTCCACCACTTTTATTGATAGATTCTTGGCCAGTGCCGAGGCTTATAGCGTGCCGGTCATCCTCGTGTTTAATAAGCACGACCTTCTCTCTGAAGAGGAATTGCATTATGAGAAGATGATGTGTACGCTCTATGAGACCGTGGACTACAAGTGTGTTGAGATCTCTGCCGAAACGGGAGAGGGTGTGGAACAGTTGTTCCCTATCCTGAAAGACAAGATTTCTCTCCTGAGCGGCAATAGTGGTGTGGGGAAGTCAACGCTCATCAACCGCCTGATTCCTCATGCTTCCCAGCGTACTGCAGAAATCAGCGATGCGCACAATACGGGTATGCACACCACCACATTCAGTGAGATGATTGAACTGCCTGGAGGTGGTTATCTGATAGATACTCCGGGAATCAAGGGCTTCGGTACGTTTGATATCGAGAAAGAGGAACTGACCAGTTATTTTAAGGAAATCTTCCATTTCTCCAAGGACTGTCGTTTTTCCAACTGTACGCATACCCACGAACCGGGTTGTGCTGTCATCAAGGCGGTGGAAGAACACTTCATTGCCGCCAGCCGATACCAGAGCTACTTGTCCATGCTCGAAGACAAGGACGAGAACAAGTATCGTGAGGCGTTTTGA
- the gmd gene encoding GDP-mannose 4,6-dehydratase — protein MDNRKVALITGITGQDGSYLAELLLEKGYDVHGTIRRSSTDYRERIAHLEGKPNFHLHYADLGDSMSIIQVMNKVKPTEVYNLAAQSHVQVSFDSPEFTADVDATGVLRILEAIRQCGLEKTCRMYQASTSELYGKVEEVPQNENTPFHPYSPYAVAKQYGFWIVKEYREAYNMFCCSGILFNHESERRGETFVTRKITLAAARIKQGKQEKLYLGNLDSLRDWGYAKDYVECMWLILQAEKPEDFVIATGKQHSVREFAQLAFHHVGIELKWEGKDENEKGICVEGPENLIGKTLVEVSPDFYRPTDVVNLWGDPTKAKAKLNWNPNTTSFEELVKIMVESDMAKVAAEDAGQKVRCNLVEYLEKGIVK, from the coding sequence ATGGATAATAGAAAAGTAGCCCTCATTACGGGTATTACGGGCCAGGACGGCTCTTATTTGGCAGAGTTACTATTAGAGAAAGGTTACGATGTGCATGGCACCATTCGCCGTTCTTCTACTGACTACCGCGAGCGTATCGCTCATCTGGAAGGTAAACCTAATTTCCACCTTCATTATGCCGACTTGGGCGACTCTATGAGTATCATTCAGGTGATGAACAAGGTGAAACCAACCGAAGTTTATAACCTGGCAGCCCAGAGCCACGTTCAGGTAAGTTTCGATTCTCCTGAGTTTACAGCCGATGTAGATGCTACAGGTGTGCTCCGTATCTTGGAGGCTATCCGCCAGTGCGGTCTGGAGAAGACCTGCCGTATGTATCAGGCTTCCACATCCGAGCTTTATGGCAAGGTAGAGGAGGTTCCTCAGAACGAGAATACACCATTCCACCCATATTCTCCATACGCCGTAGCCAAGCAGTACGGTTTCTGGATTGTCAAGGAGTATCGTGAGGCTTACAATATGTTCTGCTGCTCTGGTATCCTCTTCAATCATGAGAGTGAGCGCCGTGGCGAGACTTTCGTTACCCGTAAGATTACTCTTGCTGCAGCCCGCATCAAACAGGGTAAGCAGGAGAAACTCTATCTCGGCAACTTGGATTCTTTGCGTGACTGGGGTTATGCGAAGGACTATGTAGAGTGTATGTGGCTTATCCTCCAGGCAGAAAAGCCAGAGGACTTTGTCATCGCTACCGGTAAGCAGCACTCTGTAAGAGAGTTTGCCCAGTTGGCTTTCCATCATGTAGGTATCGAACTGAAGTGGGAAGGCAAGGATGAGAACGAGAAGGGTATCTGCGTAGAAGGTCCTGAGAATCTGATTGGCAAGACCCTCGTAGAGGTTTCACCAGATTTCTACCGTCCAACAGACGTTGTCAATCTCTGGGGTGATCCTACCAAGGCCAAGGCAAAGCTCAACTGGAATCCTAACACCACCTCTTTTGAGGAATTGGTGAAGATCATGGTAGAGAGCGATATGGCCAAGGTTGCTGCCGAGGATGCAGGTCAGAAGGTTCGTTGCAACCTCGTGGAATATCTTGAGAAGGGTATCGTAAAGTAA